GTGATGGAGGGATGCAGGAGGCTCTGGGCCATTCCTATCAGCTTCAGGGACCCTACTCAGTGGTAGAGCTCCTCCACCACACCCCAGTGCCCCCTCCTCTCCCAAGCATCGATCCCAACCAGCAGCCCCCATCCAGCAGCATGCCCAAGAGGTTTGGCCACAGCTTCctcaaagctgcagctctgagagcGGTTTTGCTCCAAGCTGGGGATCTGCTCCAGGATCAAAGCCAAAGGAGGATGCGCAGGGCGTGGGGTGCTGATAGTAGTTTCCCATCCCCACGTCCCATCGCGTTGCGTTCGgccagctgcaggcacaggtTCCAGCAGCTGGGATGGGGTGGAGGCCGGGGGGAGGATGTATACAATCCTTGGTACTGTTttttggagaaaggaagggagccAGGAGTGTGTGAGGGCAGGAGGGATGCCTCTGAGAGACggcaagcacagagcagtgagcCAACAACCCAAAGTTTCAGTTTTAATACTGTCAACAACACCCTGGAGCAAGGCCGCGCCACCTGGGTCCCCTCGGTCCTTCCCAAAGCCAGCCCAGCGCTGTGGCCACATCCCATACCAGTCCACGGGGACAATGGTGCCACCAACACTTTCCTAGCAGCCATCCCACTCGCTGGTGCTGGCTCAATGCTTTCCCACTGCCCATCCCAACAGCTCCAGCATCACCACcccaaaaagggaaaaatcaggatACAAAAAGGATCAGGGCTCTGTTTTGGGGctgctccaccacctcctccagctgctccatAACAATAGTGTTGGTACCCTGGGAATGTGATCAAAAGAGgttaaagaacatttttgagACCCCCCTGCCTTGGGCTGCAGGGTGCCCAGGGTGGATGTCCCTCACTACTCGACCCCACAGACCCATGGGTTTGCTTTCTTGGGGGCTGGGGAGGGCTCTCAGCTGCCACAAGATCAGTGCAGCAGGAAGAACTACTGATAGGAGCAGCCTCTCCCCCTCTCAGCACTCCCCTCGCACTATGCAGCACTGATACAGCCCGCAGAGAGCCCCGGGGCCTGGCAGAAGGGATAGAGCTGAGGTTTGTAGCTCCTTCACATGGCcatgcagggaggaggagggatggTAGAGGTTAGGTTTGGTCCCCCACAACGGCTGAGCCCCAAACTATGGTGCAGCGCAcgcagggtgctgctgctgactgctggaagcagagggaaaagggagaaaagtcaTCTCCAGGCTTAGGGGAGGCTGCAACCAAGACCTGCGTGCAGGATAGGGTCCCACAGCCAAGATCCATTTTCAGAGGAGAAGGTCTCACTCACAGCTTGCAGGGCAGAAGGGCAGGAGCCATCCCCGCATCCTACCCAGAGCAGCCCCATaaagtgcagtgctgcagccccagcgcAGGGCAGGGGACCCCCTGAGGCAAGGCAGCGCCCGGAGCCTCCCTCCAAAATtcggggaggaggagagggaggtgtGAGCGGGGGGTGTGCGGGGTGGGCAGAGTGTGGGCCgggtgatggggatggggctgtCCCTCCTTCACGCCCCTACTCgtcacagcccagcagctcgACACGCAGCGTGATGCGGTTGTGCCAGGCCACGGGCAGGATGCGCACAAAGCGGGCGTGGAAGGGCACATCAAAGACATTCTTCTTGTGCGAGTAGTTGTCACTGTTGCCGTGGAAGATCTGGGGGGAGAGAGAAGCAGTCAGCATCACAGGGACCCCGACGCCATTTACGCACGGCCCTCAAGCCGGGAGGTGTCCCCAAGCCCCCGCGGCTCGCCGCCCCCATACCTTGGTGCTGTTGGTCTGGCTGTCCCTGTACACAGTCCAGGAGGTGCCATTGTCACTGTAGGCCACTTTGTAGGCTGCCACGTACTGGATGTGGCCAAAGTCACGAGCTCCCTGCGTAACGATGCCCGTCACCTTCTTCTGGTCGCGAAGGTCGATCTGGAATAGAGATGGGGCTGAGTCCCTGCGTACTGCTCAACCAACCCCTGCCCCAGCAGGACTAATGAAATGCTGTGGGAAATATTTGACCCCTGAGCACCCTCAGGGCAGGGAACTGTTCCCCTCACATCACTGCGGCTGCTTTGGCACCTCGTGCTGGAGAGGTCAACGCGGGAATGATGGCAAAAAtcccaatttaaaaaaaaataattaaaaaggacTCCCAGAGGAAATGCATTTCCAATGGAAAGTGATTCTGGATGAGAAAACACGCAGCTGAATGCAGGCTGACATTTGGGCAGCAAGGGAGATCgtttctgtgctgtttgctttgcttcctgCCCTGCCACACTGCGTTACTTCTGCTGGCACAGCGCGGGGTAACGCAGCTAAAGAGCCAAAGGTCTCCTtaattttgttccttctttatGTTCATCGAGGGCCACGCTAACCACACATACatgtacatatttatatatatataggtgtACATGTGAATCTACCTACACGTCCACAAGCACACAGCCTTCAGTGTCAGAGCCCAGCGCAGTGTGTCACCGCAACCCCGCTGGGAGATGTCCTGATAAGCTGGTTCACTCtgagctgaggagcagctgctttTAATCATTCcccaaataaaattaaaagcgGGACAAATATCTAAACAGCTTTGTCCCATTATGTCATGAAATCATGTGAAAAGTATAAAAACAGCGGAGCAAAGGAAACCGAGAAGGAAATTTCAGAACTATTTGTTCCCATTCCAGCCTGGGAATAGAAGCACAGACCCGATCCTTGCTGCAAAACAGAGGGGAGGAGTTGGGCTGGGGTGCACAGAGGTGTGCCATGAGCCCTCCCAGCCCTTACCCACCTGCAGCCACTCGGACTGGTCATTGTGCAGTGCTGTCCAGGCATTCGTTTTGCCCATCTTGTCCAGGCGGGCATAATGGGGATACCAGGTAAAGGCATCGATGCCCCACGTCTTGAAGACGCTGGAGGCTGTGATCTGCTGGTCAGAGATCAGGCGGGATTTCATGCCCAGAGGCTCCGAGCAACCTGCCGTGTTGAAATACACTGTAACACAACGGTTTATACAGACAGTGAAAGGGAAAGAGTCCAAAGCACCGTCACCCGACCGCAGCCAGCAGAGCCCCGCACACCAGTGGCACATCCCCGTGgtcacagcaggagctgggagcacaggAAAGCACCGCAGAGGTGCAGGGATGCAGCTCACCAGCTCTCCTGGATACAGCCAGGACGGTGTTTTCATAGCAGAGCTattccctgcagcacagtgcctcctgctgcagcctgacagCACAGCCCGGCACAAGGACACACCTCGgtcctgggcagcagcaggatgtggCTCAGAGCCCAGCGCCAGGCACTGCCTAGGACGTGTGCTTAGCAGGAATGTGGGGAGGCGAGGGGCAAGCCGAGGGCTCTGGCTAATCATCAGTCACGTTTCCCACGGGACTTTGATCTTCTGCTGCTTGTTAAGCTCTCCCACAGGAGAACCAGCCGGGTAGGGGCTCAGATAGGGAACAATGAGAAACCACAGACTGAAGTGAGACAGCTTGGGAAGGGTAAGCAGTGTGAGAGTGCAGCTCGgcccagctgagctgtgggatGAACAGCCCCTAAAGCTCCCAGCACCGTGAGAAGAATGAACACCCGCTGGCCAAACGGGGACCAGCAGTGGCCCAGGGGGGCATTTACCATTCATCTCGCAGCCGATGAGCTCGAGGCGCAGCGTGCAGGCACGGCGGCACACCACGGGGTAGATGCGGATGAACTGTGCTGTGATGGGAGGGTCAAACATGTTGGTCTGCATGGTGCCGTAGTCCACGTTCCCCTGGAAAATCTGACACAGCACACAGGGCTGAGCccccagcatcctgcagccccctgcctACTGCACAGGGTTTGGTGCCCAAAATGGGCAGAGCAGGGAAGCTGGGCTACCCGAGGACTGCATGAGTTGGCAGCATCCCTAACTCTTTTAACACAGCAGCTATGGCTGCAGTCCCCAAAACGTGACACCTGTTTGAAGAGTGCTGTCAGGTCATGCTTGcatatgggtttttttttccagcactgtgGAGATGAGTGAGACTTTTTGTTGGTTAAAGCAAGGCAGATATTCCCAGCCCTTCCTTGGatgcagaaaaagcagtcaGGATGCatttgccattaaaaaaaatggagaatgCTGCACTCAGTGACTTGAGGCTGTGAGATACACAGTGGTCttgtgctcagcacagagcattgCAAGCTGTTCACCAGCATCTGCAGACCATGCCCACATCCCACCACGTGTCAAATACAAAGTCGTTATCCAAATGACCCCAATAAATCAGTGCTGCTCCTTTGTCTGCACTATGAGTTgtgtgtgccccatccctggaggtgcccgagGTCAGGTTGggtggagccctgggcagcctgagctggtgggggacaACCAGACCACAGGAGGGGGTCAGAACAGAATGgccctccaacctaagccattctacgattctatgatatgattctggTCAAGTAAATGCTGCTGGGATGGGTCTCTGCGTGGTCCTGACCCaagcccagcacccagccccataTCCCAGCCCACCTTGTCTGTGTTGAGCTTCTCATCCTTGCAGAAGGTGAACTCATGCCCATCCAGGCTGTAGGCCACCTTATAGGCACGCACGTACTCCGCCTTGCCCACACGGCGAGCGCCTTGTGTGACAATGCCAGTCAGCCTCATCTTCCTCAGCAGGTTGGCCTGGACAGGACAAGAAGGTGAGCACGGTGTGCATCCAGATGTAGACAGACCTACACTTTACTCTTCCCGTCAGTACCTGGATCCATGGGCTCTTGTCATAGTTGCTGGAGGTCCATGCGTTGACAATGCCGTGGTTGTTGAGGCGAGCGAGTTCCGGCCCCCAGCGCTGGAGGCCAAGGAAACCATAGTAGACGgaggaggctgagagctgtgcaTCAGAGATGGCCCCTCCTTCCATGCCCAGCGGAATGGCACAGCCTGAggatggcagcaaagggaggAGTTGATGAGGGAACAATGCCAGGAGCTCGTTTGCCAACTGTCAGAGTACTGGACAGGAGGTGGCACCTTCACCTCCATCAGGACCAGGCTCAGTGCAGCACACTGGTACCGCACTGCTGATGATAACTCTTCTATAGAGCAGGGATGGAAAGGGATCTCTAGGCATCAGCACAGGGGACTTACGGGCATGGCAAGTCTTCCCAAAGAAGGGAGAAGGACACTTGCAGGCGTAGTCACCATCCATGTCCACGCAGGTGCCCCCATTTTTGCAAGGCTCTGAGGAGCACTCATTCTTGTCTAGGAGACAGAGGAGGTGGAGGGCTTAGGAGGTGAGCTCAGAGCCATGGCATCCCCCAGAGCAGAGCCCTGTGGTCCCCAACCTGTCACCTTGGTGTCCCCTTAGTTCCCTGCTGTACTTACTGTTCTGGCAGTGCACCCCATCATACCCTGTGGGGCACTTGCAGATGTAGTCAGTGAAGACATCCCCTCGATTCGGGACCAACTGGCACTCACCATTGTTGTGGCAAGGATTGGGGTGGCAGGGGCCTGGGGaaagagaacagaggaaaatggaTTCTCAGCTGGGCACAGGTGGGAAATAAGAGCACCCAGAGTGTTTTGAGGATGCAGTACAGTTCATTTCTGTTGAAGCAGTCAGCACATCCTCATTGTGTGCCAGTCACCCGTGATGGGAACACAGGTTCCTCCCCAAGCCTcacctttttctgtttcattgcaGTCGATCCCAACAAAGCCTTCAGGGCAGATGCAGAAGAAGGGGGTCTCATTGATGCCAGTCAGGCAGGTACCCCCATTCTGACAGTAGTTCACACTGCAGAAGTCACCTACCAGCAAAGCCACATGTCACTATGAGTCAAACCAATGCTGGGCAGCCTCCACAGCCCCAGCTTCACGTGGAGGTGGCCCCATCCCAGGCTGGCAGGAGAAGCCCAGCCAGGCAGGACCCACGTGCTGGGTATCTCAGGAAGGGCAGTGACCAACAGAGCTATCCGGGACAGGCACGCAGGGCTCCTTGGacacagaaaaatctgttaGACAGAGTCTGAATGTCAAATCAGAGCCCAGGGAACGCTGCTGAGCCAGGG
This Lagopus muta isolate bLagMut1 chromosome 10, bLagMut1 primary, whole genome shotgun sequence DNA region includes the following protein-coding sequences:
- the MFGE8 gene encoding lactadherin isoform X1, translated to MKTVRQWQALLLLALGLTLLVVVAGDFCSVNYCQNGGTCLTGINETPFFCICPEGFVGIDCNETEKGPCHPNPCHNNGECQLVPNRGDVFTDYICKCPTGYDGVHCQNNKNECSSEPCKNGGTCVDMDGDYACKCPSPFFGKTCHARCAIPLGMEGGAISDAQLSASSVYYGFLGLQRWGPELARLNNHGIVNAWTSSNYDKSPWIQANLLRKMRLTGIVTQGARRVGKAEYVRAYKVAYSLDGHEFTFCKDEKLNTDKIFQGNVDYGTMQTNMFDPPITAQFIRIYPVVCRRACTLRLELIGCEMNVYFNTAGCSEPLGMKSRLISDQQITASSVFKTWGIDAFTWYPHYARLDKMGKTNAWTALHNDQSEWLQIDLRDQKKVTGIVTQGARDFGHIQYVAAYKVAYSDNGTSWTVYRDSQTNSTKIFHGNSDNYSHKKNVFDVPFHARFVRILPVAWHNRITLRVELLGCDE
- the MFGE8 gene encoding lactadherin isoform X2, whose amino-acid sequence is MKTVRQWQALLLLALGLTLLVVVAGDFCSVNYCQNGGTCLTGINETPFFCICPEGFVGIDCNETEKGPCHPNPCHNNGECQLVPNRGDVFTDYICKCPTGYDGVHCQNNKNECSSEPCKNGGTCVDMDGDYACKCPSPFFGKTCHARCAIPLGMEGGAISDAQLSASSVYYGFLGLQRWGPELARLNNHGIVNAWTSSNYDKSPWIQANLLRKMRLTGIVTQGARRVGKAEYVRAYKVAYSLDGHEFTFCKDEKLNTDKIFQGNVDYGTMQTNMFDPPITAQFIRIYPVVCRRACTLRLELIGCEMNGCSEPLGMKSRLISDQQITASSVFKTWGIDAFTWYPHYARLDKMGKTNAWTALHNDQSEWLQIDLRDQKKVTGIVTQGARDFGHIQYVAAYKVAYSDNGTSWTVYRDSQTNSTKIFHGNSDNYSHKKNVFDVPFHARFVRILPVAWHNRITLRVELLGCDE